One Natranaerovirga hydrolytica genomic region harbors:
- the mnmA gene encoding tRNA 2-thiouridine(34) synthase MnmA, whose amino-acid sequence MNKKKVVVGMSGGVDSSVAAYLLKKEGYDVIGVTMQIWQDEEVEVQEEKAGCCGLSAVDDARRVANALDIPYYVMNFKDDFKDKVIDYFIEEYGKGRTPNPCIACNRYVKWESLLQRSLQIGADYIATGHYAQIMQLDNGRYTIKKSVTARKDQTYALYNLTQNQLAHTLMPVGQYTKDKIREMAEEINLRIANKPDSQEICFIPDNDYGKFIKENTDDIITKGKFIDTKGNTIGEHQGIIHYTVGQRKGLGLSLGKPAYVVEIRPETNEVVIGDNDEVFSYELRAKDLNFMSIEDLPEEKRVIGKVRYSHSGSPCVIKKIGDDELLCTFEEPQRAITPGQAVVFYEDDYIVGGGTIIK is encoded by the coding sequence ATGAATAAGAAAAAAGTTGTAGTAGGTATGTCTGGTGGCGTAGATAGTTCTGTAGCAGCTTATCTTTTGAAAAAAGAAGGTTATGATGTTATTGGTGTCACAATGCAAATCTGGCAAGATGAAGAAGTGGAAGTTCAAGAAGAAAAAGCAGGTTGTTGTGGACTCAGTGCAGTAGATGATGCTAGAAGAGTGGCTAACGCATTGGACATTCCTTACTATGTTATGAATTTTAAAGATGATTTTAAAGACAAAGTGATTGATTATTTTATAGAAGAGTATGGTAAAGGGCGCACACCTAATCCTTGTATTGCCTGTAATCGATATGTTAAATGGGAATCCTTATTACAACGTTCGTTACAAATTGGAGCAGATTATATTGCAACAGGTCATTATGCACAAATTATGCAGTTAGACAATGGCAGGTATACCATAAAAAAATCTGTAACGGCTAGGAAAGATCAAACTTACGCACTTTATAATTTGACACAAAATCAATTGGCACACACATTGATGCCTGTGGGTCAATATACAAAGGATAAAATTAGAGAAATGGCTGAAGAAATTAATTTACGAATAGCCAATAAACCAGATAGTCAAGAGATTTGTTTTATTCCAGATAATGATTATGGGAAATTTATAAAAGAAAATACAGACGATATAATTACAAAAGGCAAGTTTATTGATACAAAAGGCAATACAATTGGAGAACATCAAGGCATTATTCACTATACTGTAGGTCAGCGAAAAGGTTTGGGTTTGTCCTTGGGTAAACCAGCTTATGTTGTTGAAATTAGGCCAGAAACCAATGAAGTGGTTATTGGAGACAATGATGAAGTGTTTTCATATGAATTAAGAGCAAAAGACCTTAATTTTATGTCTATAGAAGATTTACCTGAAGAAAAGCGTGTTATAGGAAAAGTAAGATACAGTCATTCAGGCTCACCTTGCGTGATTAAAAAAATTGGTGACGATGAATTATTATGTACCTTTGAAGAACCACAACGGGCTATTACTCCTGGACAAGCTGTTGTTTTTTATGAAGATGATTATATTGTTGGTGGCGGTACCATTATAAAATAA
- a CDS encoding phosphoglycerate kinase: protein MLNKKSVDDINVKGKRVLVRCDFNVPLNDEGVITDENRVISALPTIKKLINDGGKVILCSHLGKPKGEPKPELSLAPVAKRLSELLEKEVVFANDDNVVGDQAKKAVEAMNDGDVVLLENTRYRAEETKNGEAFSKDLASITDVFVNDAFGTAHRAHCSNIGVAEYVDTAVVGYLMQKEIDFLGNAVNNPNRPFVAILGGAKVSDKINVINNLLDKVDTLIIGGGMAYTFLKAMGQGIGSSLLEEEKIDYAKEMLDKAKAKDVQLLLPVDHVVTQEFSNDAFHKESEDIEEGWMALDIGPKTREIYRKALESAKTVVWNGPMGVFELSNFANGTIAVAKALAEIEATTIIGGGDSAAAVNILGFGDKMTHISTGGGASLEFLEGKELPGVVAADDK from the coding sequence ATGTTAAATAAAAAATCAGTAGATGATATTAATGTAAAAGGAAAAAGAGTATTAGTGCGTTGTGACTTTAACGTTCCATTAAATGACGAAGGTGTAATTACAGACGAGAATCGTGTCATATCAGCTTTACCAACTATCAAAAAGTTAATCAATGATGGCGGTAAAGTTATTCTTTGTTCTCATTTAGGAAAACCTAAAGGAGAGCCAAAACCAGAATTATCACTGGCACCTGTAGCAAAAAGACTCAGTGAATTATTAGAAAAAGAAGTTGTATTTGCTAATGATGATAATGTAGTAGGAGATCAAGCTAAAAAAGCTGTAGAAGCAATGAATGATGGCGATGTGGTTTTACTAGAAAACACACGTTACCGCGCTGAAGAAACAAAAAATGGTGAAGCATTTAGCAAAGACCTTGCAAGCATTACAGATGTATTTGTAAATGACGCATTTGGAACAGCCCATAGAGCCCATTGTTCTAATATTGGCGTGGCTGAATATGTGGATACAGCAGTAGTCGGCTACTTAATGCAAAAAGAAATCGACTTTTTAGGTAATGCTGTGAATAATCCTAATAGACCATTTGTTGCTATTTTAGGTGGCGCAAAAGTATCAGATAAGATTAACGTTATTAATAACTTACTAGATAAAGTAGATACCTTAATTATTGGCGGAGGAATGGCATACACATTCTTAAAAGCAATGGGTCAAGGGATTGGTTCTTCATTATTAGAAGAAGAAAAAATTGATTACGCTAAAGAAATGCTTGATAAAGCCAAAGCAAAAGATGTGCAATTGCTACTACCAGTAGATCATGTTGTCACACAAGAATTTAGCAATGACGCATTTCATAAAGAATCAGAAGACATTGAAGAGGGTTGGATGGCACTTGACATCGGACCAAAAACAAGAGAAATATACAGAAAAGCATTAGAAAGTGCAAAAACAGTTGTATGGAATGGTCCAATGGGCGTTTTTGAATTGTCAAACTTTGCAAATGGTACAATTGCAGTAGCAAAAGCTTTAGCAGAGATTGAGGCAACAACAATCATTGGCGGAGGCGATTCAGCTGCAGCAGTTAATATTTTAGGTTTTGGAGATAAGATGACTCACATATCAACAGGTGGAGGCGCATCATTAGAATTCTTAGAAGGCAAAGAATTACCAGGTGTCGTTGCAGCAGACGATAAATAG
- the gpmI gene encoding 2,3-bisphosphoglycerate-independent phosphoglycerate mutase, whose amino-acid sequence MSKKPTVLMILDGYGLNERKEGNAVYEAQTPNIDKLMSDYPCVEGHASGLAVGLPEGQMGNSEVGHLNIGAGRVVYQELTRIAKEIEDGTFYDNEAFLKAVNNCRENNSALHLYGLLSNGGVHSHNSHIYALLKLAKKHGLEKVYVHGFLDGRDTAPTSGEKFIEELEEHMSEIGVGKIASIMGRYYAMDRDNRWDRVQLAYDAIALGKGEMAKSALSAIQTSYDNDVNDEFVMPTVITAEGKPTATINQNDSIISFNFRPDRAREITRAFCDTDFAHFERGNGFIPVTYVCFTEYDITIENKEVAFHKVSLKNTLGEYLSQKGIKQLRLAETEKYAHVTFFFNGGVEKPNEGEDRVLVNSPKVATYDLQPEMSAVEVGEKLVDAITSEQYDLIIINFANPDMVGHTGIMEAAKKAVETVDKCVGDAIEALLKVDGQMFICADHGNSEQLVDYDTQSPFTAHTTNPVPFILVNYEEGYKLKEGGKLADIAPTLLEMMGIDQPSDMTGESLLIK is encoded by the coding sequence ATGAGTAAAAAACCAACAGTGTTAATGATATTAGACGGTTATGGCTTAAATGAAAGAAAAGAAGGCAATGCCGTCTATGAAGCACAAACACCTAATATCGATAAGTTAATGTCCGATTATCCTTGTGTGGAAGGACATGCAAGTGGACTTGCTGTTGGGTTACCAGAAGGTCAAATGGGTAACTCAGAAGTAGGACATTTAAACATCGGTGCAGGAAGAGTTGTGTATCAAGAACTAACAAGAATAGCAAAAGAAATAGAAGACGGAACATTTTATGATAACGAAGCTTTTTTAAAAGCAGTTAACAATTGCAGAGAAAATAACAGTGCATTACACTTATACGGATTATTATCTAATGGTGGCGTACACAGTCATAACTCACATATCTATGCATTGTTAAAACTAGCTAAAAAACATGGCTTAGAAAAAGTTTATGTTCACGGATTTCTTGATGGGCGTGACACAGCACCAACATCAGGTGAAAAATTCATTGAAGAGTTAGAAGAACATATGAGTGAGATTGGTGTAGGAAAGATTGCTTCCATCATGGGTAGGTACTATGCAATGGATAGAGACAATCGCTGGGATAGAGTACAATTAGCATATGATGCCATTGCTCTAGGCAAAGGTGAAATGGCAAAAAGTGCCCTATCAGCAATACAAACATCTTATGACAACGATGTTAACGATGAATTTGTTATGCCAACAGTTATTACGGCTGAAGGTAAACCTACAGCAACAATAAATCAAAATGACAGTATTATTTCTTTTAACTTTAGACCGGATAGAGCAAGGGAAATTACAAGAGCGTTTTGTGATACAGATTTTGCACATTTTGAAAGAGGCAATGGCTTTATTCCAGTGACGTATGTGTGCTTTACAGAATACGACATTACAATTGAGAATAAAGAAGTGGCTTTTCATAAAGTAAGCTTAAAAAATACTTTAGGTGAGTATTTGTCTCAAAAAGGCATTAAGCAATTAAGATTAGCAGAAACTGAAAAATACGCTCATGTAACCTTTTTCTTCAACGGTGGAGTAGAAAAGCCTAACGAGGGAGAAGATAGAGTACTTGTTAATTCTCCAAAAGTGGCGACTTATGACTTACAACCAGAAATGAGTGCCGTAGAAGTTGGAGAAAAATTAGTAGACGCCATTACATCAGAGCAGTATGACCTAATCATTATAAATTTTGCTAACCCAGATATGGTTGGACACACAGGTATTATGGAGGCTGCAAAAAAAGCAGTTGAAACCGTAGATAAATGTGTTGGTGATGCTATTGAAGCATTGTTAAAGGTAGATGGACAAATGTTTATTTGTGCCGATCATGGTAATTCTGAGCAATTAGTAGATTACGATACACAAAGTCCTTTTACAGCACATACTACAAATCCAGTACCATTTATCTTAGTTAATTATGAAGAAGGTTATAAACTAAAAGAAGGCGGGAAATTAGCCGATATAGCCCCAACGTTATTGGAAATGATGGGTATAGATCAACCTAGTGATATGACAGGTGAATCATTACTTATTAAATAA
- a CDS encoding histidinol-phosphatase HisJ family protein: MFYSDYHVHTSFSGDCEATPESMITKAIDLGLKKICLTDHYDADFPTDAIDFTFDIDTYFKTLSQLKEKYSNTIDLLIGVELGLQPHLKGFYEDLLNSYDFDFIIGSSHVVDALDPYEKNYYNDKDEHTAYYRYLESIQENIDAFSGFQVYGHLDYIIRYSPFKKHISYHDYTDILDKVFLNLIHRSKGIEVNTSGLRYGLGHTHPNMDIIKRYKELGGEILTIGSDAHKPEDICSHFNDVTTLLKDMGYKYYSIFQKQEPSFIKL; encoded by the coding sequence ATGTTTTATTCTGATTACCACGTTCACACAAGTTTTTCTGGCGACTGCGAAGCAACCCCAGAATCTATGATAACAAAAGCCATTGACTTAGGCTTAAAAAAAATATGCCTTACAGATCATTATGATGCTGATTTTCCAACTGATGCCATAGACTTTACTTTTGACATTGATACTTATTTTAAAACTCTAAGTCAACTAAAAGAAAAATATAGCAACACAATTGATTTATTAATCGGTGTTGAATTAGGTTTACAACCTCACCTTAAAGGGTTTTATGAGGATTTGTTAAATTCATATGACTTTGATTTTATCATTGGTTCCTCTCATGTAGTCGACGCATTGGACCCTTATGAAAAAAACTATTATAATGATAAAGATGAACACACAGCCTATTATAGATACCTTGAAAGCATCCAAGAGAATATTGATGCCTTTTCAGGATTTCAAGTGTATGGACATCTTGATTATATTATACGTTACTCTCCATTTAAAAAACACATTTCTTATCATGATTATACGGATATTTTAGATAAGGTATTCCTTAATTTAATTCATCGTTCTAAAGGAATCGAAGTGAATACTTCTGGATTAAGATATGGCTTAGGCCATACACACCCTAATATGGACATTATAAAACGATACAAAGAATTAGGTGGTGAGATTTTAACCATAGGCTCTGATGCTCATAAACCTGAAGATATTTGTTCTCATTTTAATGATGTGACCACATTACTTAAAGATATGGGGTATAAGTATTATAGTATTTTCCAGAAACAAGAACCTTCTTTTATAAAACTTTAA
- a CDS encoding Na/Pi cotransporter family protein — MFIGGFGMFLYGMNIMGSGLQKAAGNKMKQLLGMLTNNRVLGVIVGALVTFIVQSSSATTVMIVGFVNAGLVNLSQAVGVIMGANIGTTLTAWMVAMGEWSQYLKPGFIAPMVVGVGVFLMFFSKDRRKKQIGEILVGFGMLFIGLEYMSDSMRDHRDSPVFKQAFAFLGQNPVLGILAGALVTFVVQSSSASVGILQTLAAATFLPLNAAVYIILGQNIGTCMTALLSSIGANKTAKRAAYVHLLFNLIGSVLFAIVIFVLFTFINPEIGGIQTTMTNISIVHTIFNVGSTIVLFPFANHLVRLSTKIVRGEDKPERDDEDSILRHLDERILETPSFAVENAIKEVAHMGKLAIDNTKLATEAIYERDIEKFNQVIEEEKHINLVEKLITEYLVKISNTPLNQHQQLIINNLFNTVNDIERVGDHAENIAELAEYYISKDLYMSNEAIEEMKEISDKTIETIEFAIDARESENMDLIRKVIENEELVDTLEETLRERHIKRLSQNLCDSTTGVVFLDLISNLERISDHALNIAYYVKDEIL; from the coding sequence ATGTTTATCGGTGGTTTTGGAATGTTCTTATACGGAATGAACATCATGGGATCTGGACTTCAAAAAGCAGCTGGTAATAAAATGAAGCAACTATTAGGGATGTTAACGAATAACCGAGTATTAGGTGTTATTGTAGGCGCATTAGTAACATTTATTGTTCAAAGCAGTTCAGCCACCACAGTAATGATAGTTGGGTTTGTAAATGCTGGTTTAGTTAATTTATCACAAGCAGTAGGTGTGATAATGGGGGCTAATATTGGTACAACCCTTACAGCTTGGATGGTAGCAATGGGTGAATGGTCACAATATTTAAAACCAGGATTTATTGCACCAATGGTTGTAGGTGTCGGTGTTTTTCTTATGTTTTTTTCAAAGGACAGAAGAAAAAAACAAATCGGTGAAATCTTAGTTGGGTTTGGTATGTTATTTATTGGTTTAGAATATATGTCAGATTCAATGAGAGATCATAGAGATAGTCCAGTCTTTAAACAAGCCTTTGCATTTCTTGGACAAAATCCAGTTTTAGGAATTTTAGCAGGTGCATTAGTAACATTTGTTGTTCAAAGCAGTTCCGCATCTGTAGGGATATTACAAACTTTAGCAGCCGCAACCTTTTTGCCTTTAAACGCAGCAGTATACATTATATTAGGTCAAAATATTGGTACTTGTATGACAGCCTTATTGTCTAGTATAGGTGCTAATAAAACAGCAAAAAGAGCAGCGTATGTGCATCTATTATTTAATTTAATTGGCTCAGTTCTATTTGCCATTGTGATATTTGTCTTATTCACCTTTATTAATCCAGAAATAGGTGGCATACAAACAACAATGACTAATATAAGTATAGTACATACTATATTTAACGTTGGAAGTACAATTGTACTCTTTCCATTTGCTAATCATTTGGTTCGTCTATCTACAAAAATTGTACGTGGAGAAGACAAGCCAGAAAGAGATGATGAAGATAGTATTTTAAGACATTTAGATGAAAGAATATTAGAAACACCATCTTTTGCAGTAGAAAATGCCATAAAAGAAGTGGCTCATATGGGAAAATTAGCAATAGATAATACGAAATTGGCAACAGAAGCCATTTATGAAAGAGACATTGAAAAATTTAATCAAGTCATAGAAGAAGAAAAACATATTAATTTAGTAGAAAAGCTTATAACAGAATACTTGGTTAAAATTAGTAACACACCTTTGAATCAACACCAACAATTAATTATCAACAACTTATTCAATACAGTTAATGATATTGAAAGAGTTGGAGACCACGCAGAAAACATTGCTGAATTGGCAGAATACTATATTTCAAAAGATCTTTATATGTCTAATGAAGCCATAGAAGAAATGAAAGAGATATCAGATAAAACCATTGAAACCATAGAATTTGCAATTGATGCTAGAGAATCAGAAAATATGGATTTAATTAGAAAAGTTATAGAAAATGAAGAGCTTGTTGATACCTTAGAAGAGACTTTACGAGAAAGACATATTAAACGTTTGTCTCAAAATCTTTGTGACTCTACAACGGGTGTTGTGTTCTTAGATCTAATCAGCAATTTGGAAAGAATATCAGACCATGCACTCAACATTGCATATTATGTAAAAGATGAAATTCTATAA
- a CDS encoding CBASS cGAMP-activated phospholipase: MSEKQTIFMLSIDGGGVRGIIPALILQAISDELNQKPLYKYFDLVAGTSTGALISLLLSAPKLKNYTYRNRAKLIVDLYEQQSHLIFDQSRQTLKKISQLFKPKYNPTTFEAILEEYFQDLTLHDSLTNLIIPVFDMHKMKPFFFKHRPNFLYNESDLNFYLKDVALASTSAPTYFPPHYITPTNGYNSYCFVDGGLYANNPSLCAYTEARKIYPEAKEYICLSIGTGKVEKSFLCKDVRNWGLVGWVNPFNRVPLVSSFMYSQEESVNHMLSRIPKSKLYRLNPTIYENISDLDNASVENINQLKELTLKYIEDNKAFIKKIADKLSQ; this comes from the coding sequence ATGTCTGAAAAACAAACCATCTTTATGCTTTCAATAGATGGCGGTGGTGTTAGAGGGATAATCCCTGCGCTTATATTGCAAGCTATATCTGATGAATTAAATCAAAAACCTTTATATAAATATTTTGACTTAGTAGCAGGCACTTCTACAGGTGCTCTTATTTCACTTTTATTAAGCGCACCCAAACTCAAAAACTACACCTATAGAAACCGAGCAAAATTGATTGTAGATCTTTATGAACAACAATCCCATTTGATTTTCGATCAAAGTAGACAAACTCTAAAAAAAATATCTCAATTATTCAAACCCAAGTATAATCCTACAACTTTTGAAGCTATCTTAGAAGAATACTTTCAAGACCTTACCTTACATGACTCTTTAACCAACTTAATCATTCCAGTTTTTGATATGCATAAGATGAAACCTTTTTTCTTTAAACATAGACCCAATTTTTTATACAATGAAAGTGATCTTAATTTTTATTTAAAAGATGTTGCTTTAGCCTCTACTTCTGCACCAACTTATTTTCCACCTCATTATATTACGCCCACTAATGGTTACAATTCTTATTGTTTTGTTGATGGAGGATTGTACGCTAACAACCCATCTCTTTGCGCTTACACGGAGGCTCGAAAAATTTATCCAGAGGCCAAAGAATATATTTGTTTATCTATTGGAACGGGAAAAGTTGAAAAATCATTTTTGTGTAAAGATGTGCGCAATTGGGGATTGGTCGGTTGGGTGAACCCTTTTAATCGAGTCCCTTTAGTATCTTCTTTTATGTATTCTCAAGAAGAAAGCGTTAATCACATGTTAAGCCGGATACCAAAAAGCAAATTGTATCGACTGAATCCAACCATATATGAAAACATATCGGATTTAGACAATGCTTCAGTTGAAAATATTAATCAACTCAAAGAATTAACTTTAAAATATATAGAAGATAACAAAGCCTTTATTAAAAAAATTGCTGATAAATTATCTCAGTAA
- a CDS encoding sugar-binding transcriptional regulator translates to MDYKLLNALKKIIPNEIEILHKRYDILSLIKKNQPIGRRSLAKALNSTEKIIRNEIEFLKSIGYVEASSSGMHITKEGDFVLHDIEGIIYSLNDLYELELQVKQILNCEKVIVVLGDTDQDKKVKEDIGKAAAKVLMGMIKEDTIIAIAGGSTVYHVIQSVKTTKKNSDVLVLPARGSLRNNVEYQANSLVASLADKLSSKYELLNIPDNLSRKTLDSVKNEPDIQSTINKILKANIILCGIGNAYEMAEKRNLATPFIDFLERKEAVSEALGYYFNKKGEIVYTSRSIGIKLEQMTKTAYPIAVAGGKRKANAILSVKDFMKKGCLIIDEGAAREIIRINQL, encoded by the coding sequence ATGGATTATAAATTATTAAATGCTTTAAAAAAAATAATACCTAATGAAATAGAAATACTACACAAAAGGTATGATATCTTAAGTTTAATCAAAAAAAATCAGCCCATAGGAAGAAGATCATTAGCCAAAGCATTAAATAGCACTGAAAAAATAATACGTAATGAAATTGAATTTTTAAAATCAATAGGTTATGTAGAAGCATCTTCTTCAGGAATGCATATAACCAAAGAAGGAGATTTTGTATTACACGACATAGAAGGCATTATTTATTCTTTGAATGATTTGTATGAATTAGAACTTCAAGTTAAGCAAATACTGAATTGTGAAAAAGTAATCGTCGTATTAGGCGATACAGATCAAGATAAAAAAGTTAAAGAAGACATTGGAAAAGCAGCAGCAAAAGTTTTGATGGGGATGATAAAAGAGGACACAATTATTGCTATAGCAGGTGGTAGCACAGTTTATCATGTGATTCAGTCTGTCAAAACAACAAAAAAAAACTCAGATGTTTTGGTGTTGCCTGCTAGGGGAAGTCTTAGAAATAATGTAGAATATCAAGCGAATTCTTTAGTAGCTTCTTTAGCAGACAAGCTAAGTTCAAAGTATGAATTGCTCAATATCCCAGATAACTTAAGTAGAAAAACATTAGACAGTGTAAAAAATGAACCAGATATTCAAAGCACAATCAATAAAATTTTAAAAGCCAATATTATATTATGCGGTATTGGAAATGCATATGAGATGGCTGAAAAAAGAAACTTAGCCACACCCTTTATAGATTTTTTAGAGCGAAAAGAAGCTGTTTCAGAAGCTTTAGGCTATTATTTTAATAAAAAAGGAGAAATCGTGTATACATCTCGTTCTATTGGTATAAAATTAGAGCAGATGACAAAAACAGCTTATCCAATTGCAGTAGCCGGTGGAAAAAGAAAGGCTAATGCAATCTTATCAGTGAAAGACTTTATGAAAAAGGGTTGTTTGATTATAGATGAAGGAGCAGCAAGAGAAATCATCAGAATCAATCAATTATAA
- the tpiA gene encoding triose-phosphate isomerase: MMRKTLIAGNWKMNKTPKEAIEYIQLIKNQVDREDVEVVLCPPYLVLQLAVEETRGTHIKIGAQNMYYEDKGAYTGEISPMMLKEIGVDYIIIGHSERRSIFKETNEMVNRKLLKAIEHQLTPIVCVGESLKQRQEKVTIDYIRMQIKIAFKGVSEAEAKKTIVAYEPLWAIGTGKYASKEQAEEVCGAIRKLIADLYNDDVSQQVRILYGGSVTSKNANDFFTQKNIDGGIIGGSSINEDFISLVNYGH, encoded by the coding sequence ATAATGAGAAAAACTTTAATTGCTGGCAATTGGAAAATGAATAAAACACCTAAAGAAGCAATTGAATATATTCAATTAATAAAGAACCAAGTGGATAGAGAAGATGTTGAGGTTGTATTATGTCCACCCTATTTAGTATTACAACTAGCTGTAGAAGAAACTAGGGGAACCCATATAAAAATTGGTGCCCAAAATATGTACTATGAAGACAAAGGTGCGTATACAGGGGAGATCTCCCCAATGATGTTAAAAGAAATAGGTGTAGACTATATTATTATTGGTCATTCAGAAAGACGATCTATTTTCAAAGAAACCAATGAAATGGTTAATAGAAAATTATTAAAAGCCATTGAACATCAACTAACACCTATCGTGTGTGTGGGTGAATCTCTTAAACAAAGACAAGAAAAAGTTACCATTGATTATATAAGAATGCAAATTAAAATTGCATTTAAAGGTGTCAGTGAAGCAGAGGCAAAAAAGACCATTGTAGCTTATGAACCTTTGTGGGCAATAGGAACGGGTAAATACGCATCCAAAGAACAAGCTGAAGAAGTTTGTGGTGCCATACGTAAACTGATAGCAGATTTGTATAACGACGATGTAAGCCAACAAGTGCGCATTTTGTATGGTGGCAGTGTCACATCCAAAAATGCCAATGACTTCTTTACACAAAAAAATATTGACGGTGGCATTATCGGTGGATCAAGTATTAATGAAGACTTTATATCATTAGTTAACTATGGTCATTAA
- the gap gene encoding type I glyceraldehyde-3-phosphate dehydrogenase, whose amino-acid sequence MAKIAINGFGRIGRNAFKVAVEKGLDIVAINDLTDANTLAHLLKYDTCFGKFNGTVEVKEGNLVVNGKEIKVSAERNPADLPWKALGVDIVIEATGIFRAKDQAQLHIDAGAKKVIISAPGKGTKSIVMGVNEGEYNPAEDNIVDNASCTTNCLAPVAKVLEDKFGIKRGIMTTVHSYTNDQRILDLPHDDLRRARAAAESIIPTTTGAAEAVAKVIPALKGKLTGMAMRVPTPTVSVVDLTAELNKNVTVEELNAAFKEAADEIVLGYSEEPLVSVDYRQDPRSSIVDGLATLVMEDSMVKVISWYDNEWGYSNRIVDLTEYIAKSL is encoded by the coding sequence ATGGCAAAAATAGCAATTAATGGATTTGGACGTATTGGACGTAATGCGTTTAAAGTAGCTGTTGAAAAAGGTTTAGATATCGTAGCAATTAATGACTTAACGGATGCTAATACACTAGCACACTTACTAAAATACGACACTTGTTTTGGTAAATTTAACGGTACAGTAGAAGTAAAAGAGGGTAACTTAGTGGTAAATGGAAAAGAAATTAAAGTTTCAGCTGAGAGAAATCCAGCAGATTTACCATGGAAAGCACTAGGTGTTGATATTGTAATTGAAGCAACTGGTATCTTTAGAGCAAAAGACCAAGCTCAATTACATATTGATGCGGGTGCAAAAAAAGTAATCATTTCTGCTCCAGGTAAAGGAACAAAATCAATTGTAATGGGTGTAAACGAAGGCGAGTACAATCCTGCAGAAGATAACATTGTAGATAACGCGTCTTGTACAACAAACTGCTTAGCACCAGTTGCTAAAGTTTTAGAAGACAAATTTGGTATAAAAAGAGGTATTATGACAACAGTACACTCTTACACAAATGACCAAAGAATCTTAGACTTACCTCATGATGACTTAAGAAGAGCACGTGCAGCTGCAGAATCAATTATCCCAACAACAACAGGAGCAGCAGAAGCAGTTGCTAAAGTTATTCCAGCTTTAAAAGGAAAATTAACAGGTATGGCAATGCGTGTACCAACACCTACCGTATCAGTAGTTGACTTAACAGCTGAATTAAATAAAAATGTAACAGTAGAAGAATTAAATGCAGCTTTCAAAGAAGCAGCAGACGAAATAGTATTAGGATATTCAGAAGAACCATTAGTATCTGTAGACTATCGTCAAGACCCACGTTCTTCAATTGTTGATGGATTAGCTACATTAGTAATGGAAGACAGTATGGTTAAAGTCATTTCTTGGTATGACAATGAGTGGGGATATTCTAACAGAATCGTAGACCTTACTGAATACATTGCAAAATCATTATAA
- the nifU gene encoding Fe-S cluster assembly scaffold protein NifU, translating into MYTEKVMDHFSNPRNMGELENASGVGTVGNAKCGDIMRIFLDIDNNIVKDVRFKTFGCGAAVATSSIATELVKGKTVEDALKVTNKAVMDALDGLPKAKVHCSLLAEEAIHAALWDYAQKNNIEIEGLEPPKEDIHEHEEEDDE; encoded by the coding sequence ATGTATACAGAAAAAGTTATGGATCATTTTTCAAATCCAAGAAATATGGGTGAGTTAGAAAATGCAAGTGGCGTTGGAACAGTAGGTAATGCTAAATGTGGTGACATCATGAGAATCTTTTTAGATATAGATAATAATATTGTAAAAGATGTTAGGTTTAAAACATTTGGCTGCGGTGCAGCTGTTGCAACAAGTAGTATCGCAACAGAATTGGTAAAAGGAAAAACAGTTGAAGATGCTTTGAAAGTTACCAATAAAGCAGTTATGGATGCGTTAGATGGTCTTCCAAAAGCAAAAGTACACTGTTCTTTATTAGCAGAAGAAGCCATTCATGCAGCTTTATGGGATTATGCACAAAAAAACAATATTGAAATAGAAGGCTTAGAACCACCAAAAGAAGATATTCATGAGCATGAAGAAGAAGACGATGAATAA